The following are encoded together in the Neomonachus schauinslandi chromosome 15, ASM220157v2, whole genome shotgun sequence genome:
- the CD79B gene encoding B-cell antigen receptor complex-associated protein beta chain isoform X1 translates to MAGLLRPAPGTWLVLLLLSAGVPAAKTEDKYPDPKGSACSSIWQNPRFIARKRGATVEIRCHAKELEIVSWLRKQGMDLEPKPLLDKGRILQSQNGSIATLTIKGIQFQDNGIYYCQQKCLKGSLSKGCGTELRVMGLSTLAQLKRRNTLKDGIIMIQTLLIILFIIVPIFLLLDKDDSKAGMDEDHTYEGLNIDQTATYEDIVTLRTGEVKWSVGEHPGQE, encoded by the exons ATGGCCGGGCTGCTGCGCCCTGCGCCTGGCACCTGGCTGGTGCTGTTGCTACTTTCAG CAGGTGTGCCTGCAGCCAAAACAGAAGACAAGTACCCGGATCCCAAAG GAAGCGCTTGCTCCAGCATCTGGCAGAACCCACGCTTCATAGCCCGGAAAAGGGGCGCCACAGTGGAAATCAGGTGCCACGCAAAGGAGTTGGAAATCGTGAGCTGGCTCCGGAAGCAGGGGATGGACTTGGAGCCCAAGCCGCTGCTGGACAAGGGCCGCATCCTACAGAGTCAGAACGGCTCCATTGCCACCCTCACCATCAAAGGCATCCAGTTCCAGGACAACGGCATCTACTACTGCCAGCAGAAGTGCCTGAAGGGGTCCCTCAGCAAGGGCTGCGGGACTGAGCTGCGAGTCATGG GGTTAAGCACCTTGGCACAGCTGAAGCGAAGGAACACACTAAAAGATGGCATCATCATGATCCAGACCCTGCTCATCATCCTTTTCATCATCGTGCCCATCTTCCTGCTGTTGGACAAG GATGACAGCAAGGCTGGGATGGATGAAGATCACACCTATGAG GGCCTGAACATCGACCAGACGGCCACCTATGAGGACATAGTGACTCTGCGGACAGGAGAGGTGAAGTGGTCAGTCGGGGAGCACCCAGGTCAAGAGTGA
- the CD79B gene encoding B-cell antigen receptor complex-associated protein beta chain isoform X2 — MAGLLRPAPGTWLVLLLLSAGVPAAKTEDKYPDPKGLSTLAQLKRRNTLKDGIIMIQTLLIILFIIVPIFLLLDKDDSKAGMDEDHTYEGLNIDQTATYEDIVTLRTGEVKWSVGEHPGQE, encoded by the exons ATGGCCGGGCTGCTGCGCCCTGCGCCTGGCACCTGGCTGGTGCTGTTGCTACTTTCAG CAGGTGTGCCTGCAGCCAAAACAGAAGACAAGTACCCGGATCCCAAAG GGTTAAGCACCTTGGCACAGCTGAAGCGAAGGAACACACTAAAAGATGGCATCATCATGATCCAGACCCTGCTCATCATCCTTTTCATCATCGTGCCCATCTTCCTGCTGTTGGACAAG GATGACAGCAAGGCTGGGATGGATGAAGATCACACCTATGAG GGCCTGAACATCGACCAGACGGCCACCTATGAGGACATAGTGACTCTGCGGACAGGAGAGGTGAAGTGGTCAGTCGGGGAGCACCCAGGTCAAGAGTGA
- the LOC110570393 gene encoding somatotropin gives MAVGPQNSVLLAFTLLCLPWPQEVGAFPAMPLSSLFANAVLRAQHLHQLAADTYKEFERAYIPEGQRYSIQNAQAAFCFSETIPAPTGKDEAQQRSDVELLRFSLLLIQSWLGPVQFLSRVFTNSLVFGTSDRVYEKLKDLEEGIQALMRELEDGSPRAGQILKQTYDKFDTNLRSDDALLKNYGLLSCFKKDLHKAETYLRVMKCRRFVESSCAF, from the exons ATGGCTGTAG GCCCTCAGAACTCTGTGCTCCTGGCCTTcaccctgctctgcctgccctgGCCTCAGGAGGTGGGCGCCTTCCCGGCCATGCCCTTGTCCAGCCTGTTTGCCAACGCCGTGCTCCGGGCCCAGCACCTGCACCAGCTGGCCGCCGACACCTACAAAGAGTTT GAGCGTGCGTACATCCCCGAGGGCCAGAGGTATTCCATCCAGAATGCGCAGGCCGCCTTCTGCTTCTCGGAGACCATCCCGGCCCCCACGGGCAAGGACGAGGCCCAGCAGAGATCC GACGTGGAGCTGCTCCGCTTCTCGCTGCTGCTCATCCAGTCGTGGCTCGGGCCCGTGCAGTTCCTCAGCAGGGTCTTCACCAACAGCCTGGTGTTTGGCACCTCGGACCGAGTCTACGAGAAGCTGAAGGACCTGGAGGAAGGCATCCAAGCGCTGATGCGG GAGCTGGAAGACGGCAGCCCCCGGGCCGGGCAGATCCTGAAGCAAACGTACGACAAGTTTGACACAAACCTGCGCAGTGACGACGCGCTGCTCAAGAACTATGGGCTGCTCTCCTGCTTCAAGAAGGACCTGCACAAGGCCGAGACGTACCTGCGGGTCATGAAGTGCCGCCGCTTCGTGGAAAGCAGCTGTGCCTTTTAG